A DNA window from Panthera tigris isolate Pti1 chromosome X, P.tigris_Pti1_mat1.1, whole genome shotgun sequence contains the following coding sequences:
- the IRAK1 gene encoding interleukin-1 receptor-associated kinase 1 has protein sequence MAGGPGPGDPAAPGAQHFLYEVPPWVMCRFYKVMDALEPADWCQFAALIVRDQTELRLCERSGQRTASVLWPWINRNARVADLVRILTHLQLLRARDIITAWHPPAPLLPPGTSTPRPSSPPAPSEAEAPRPRKLQTSASTLPSPVFPGSQTHSGAELGPVPSPAALQPPPPYPDPSSTKPNPESPVSLLQGAHPSPFCWPLTEISQGTHNFSEELKIGEGGFGCVYRAVMRNTLYAVKRLKEGADLEWTTVRQSFLTEVEQLSRFRHPNIVDFAGYCAESGFYCLVYGFLPSGSLEDRLHLQACPPLSWPQRLNILLGTARAIQFLHQDSPSLIHGDIKSSNVLLDDRLMPKLGDFGLARLSRFAAASPGQSSTVARTRTVRGTLAYLPEEYVKTGRLAVDTDTFSFGVVVLETLAGQRAVRTHGTKTKYLKDLVEEEAEEAGVALKSTQTTLQAGLAADAWAAPIAAQICKKHLDPRPGPCPPELGLALGQLACCCLHRRAKRRPPMTQVYESLERLQAAVAGPALEPEAAGHGPPSPQENSYISTAGSAPSAAGSLRPLAVPPGAPAPAPDWLQKGPNQPVESDESVSGLSAALHSWHLSPSCPPGLALPGSPGQGAAVWAPAPLGKAGGTEGGATQASSWGSGPGPRLTAMEGPLLGSSLSSQPPQIVINPARQKMVQKLALYEDGVLDSLQLLSSSSLPGLGVERQNRQGPEESDEFQS, from the exons atgGCCGGTGGGCCGGGCCCGGGGGACCCCGCGGCCCCCGGCGCCCAGCACTTCTTGTACGAGGTGCCGCCCTGGGTCATGTGCCGCTTCTACAAAGTGATGGACGCCCTGGAGCCCGCCGACTGGTGCCAGTTCG CCGCCCTGATCGTGCGCGACCAGACCGAGCTGCGGCTGTGCGAGCGCTCCGGGCAGCGCACGGCCAGTGTCCTGTGGCCCTGGATCAACCGCAACGCCCGCGTGGCCGACCTCGTGCGCATCCTCACGCACCTGCAGCTGCTCCGCGCGCGGGATATCATCACGGCCT GGCACCCTCCCGCCCCCCTTCTGCCCCCCGGCACCAGCACCCCGAGGCCCAGCAGTCCCCCTGCACCCTCTGAGGCcgaggccccccgcccccggaagTTGCAGACGTCAGCctccacactcccctccccag TTTTTCCAGGCTCCCAAACCCATTCTGGGGCTGAGCTGGGTCCTGTCCCAAGCCCTGCTGCCCTCCAGCCACCACCACCATATCCAGACCCTTCCTCTACCAAG CCTAACCCGGAGAGCCCAGTGTCCCTCCTGCAGGGGGCCCACCCCTCTCCATTCTGCTGGCCCCTCACTGAGATTTCCCAAGGCACCCACAACTTCTCAGAGGAGCTGAAGATCGGGGAGGGCGGCTTCGGGTGTGTGTACCGGGCTGTGATGAGGAACACGCTGTATGCTGTGAAGAGGCTGAAGGAG GGGGCAGACCTGGAGTGGACCACAGTGAGGCAGAGCTTCCTGACCGAAGTGGAGCAGCTGTCTCG GTTCCGTCACCCAAACATCGTGGACTTTGCCGGCTACTGCGCCGAGAGCGGCTTCTACTGCCTCGTCTATGGCTTCCTGCCCAGTGGCTCCCTGGAAGACCGCCTCCACCTCCAG gcctgcccccctctctcctgGCCTCAGCGACTAAACATCCTCCTGGGCACGGCGCGGGCGATTCAGTTTCTACATCAGGACAGCCCCAGCCTCATCCACGGAGACATCAAGAG ctccaaCGTCCTTCTGGATGACAGACTGATGCCCAAACTGGGAGACTTTGGCCTGGCGCGTCTCAGCCGCTTCGCAGCGGCCAGTCCCGGTCAGAGCAGCACCGTGGCCCGGACGCGGACCGTGCGTGGCACTCTGGCCTACCTGCCCGAGGAGTACGTCAAGACGGGGCGGCTGGCCGTGGACACCGACACCTTCAGCTTCGGCGTG GTAGTGCTGGAGACCCTGGCTGGCCAGAGGGCCGTGAGGACGCATGGTACCAAGACCAAGTATCTG AAAGACCTGGTCGAAGAAGAGGCTGAGGAGGCCGGGGTGGCCCTGAAAAGCACCCAGACCACACTCCAAGCAGGTCTGGCCGCAGACGCCTGGGCCGCCCCAATTGCCGCCCAGATCTGTAAGAAGCATCTGGACCCCCGGCCCGGGCCGTGCCCCCCCGAGCTGGGCCTGGCGCTGGGCCAGctggcttgctgctgtctgcACCGGCGGGCCAAAAGGAGACCCCCCATGACCCAG GTGTATGAGAGCCTGGAGAGGCTGCAGGCGGCCGTGGCGGGGCCAGCGCTGGAGCCCGAGGCTGCCGGCCAcggccccccttccccccaggagAACTCCTACATCTCCACGGCCGGCAGCGCCCCGAGCGCTGCCGGCTCGCTGCGGCCCCTGGCGGTTCCCCCGGGAGCCCCAGCCCCGGCTCCAGACTGGCTCCAGAAGGGCCCCAACCAGCCCGTGGAGAGTGACGAGAGCGTGTCCGGCCTGTCTGCTGCCCTGCATTCCTGGCACCTGAGCCCGAGCTGCCCCCCAGGCCTGGCCTTGCCCGGCAGCCCCGGGCAAGGCGCCGCCGTGTGGGCCCCGGCACCCCTCGGGAAGGCCGGCGGTACCGAAGGGGGTGCCACCCAAGCGTCGAGCTGGGGGAGCGGCCCAGGGCCCCGGCTGACAGCTATGGAAG GACCGCTCTTGGGTAGCTCTCTGTCATCACAGCCACCACAGATCGTCATCAACCCAGCCCGGCAGAAGATGGTGCAAAAGCTGGCCTTGTATGAGGACGGGGTCCTGGACAGCCTACAGCTGCTGTCGTCCAGCTCACTCCCAG GCTTAGGCGTGGAGCGCCAAAACAGGCAGGGGCCGGAAGAGAGCGACGAATTTCAGAGTTGA